One candidate division KSB1 bacterium genomic region harbors:
- the lpxA gene encoding acyl-ACP--UDP-N-acetylglucosamine O-acyltransferase yields the protein MTSIHPTAIVNPKAELGENVSVGPYTIIEGDVQIGDNTTIASQVLIADGARIGSGCRIHHGAVIATLPQDLKFGGEKTTFEIGNNTTVREFCTLNRGTQMRGKSVVGSNCLLMAYTHVAHDCIVGDNVILANAVQLAGHVTVEDWAIIGGLTGVHQFCRIGRHVMVGGHFRVTKDVPPYILASEEPLRFVGLNSVGLRRRGFPEETMRALKHAYRLIYRSNLNVSQAVARIREEVELIPEVLHILEFIEKAERGII from the coding sequence GTGACGTCCATCCATCCGACGGCAATTGTGAACCCTAAAGCCGAACTAGGCGAAAATGTAAGCGTCGGCCCGTATACCATTATTGAAGGCGATGTACAGATCGGCGACAACACAACGATTGCGTCGCAGGTGCTGATTGCCGACGGCGCGCGCATCGGCTCCGGCTGCCGCATTCATCACGGCGCCGTCATTGCAACGTTGCCGCAGGATCTTAAATTCGGCGGCGAAAAGACCACCTTTGAGATCGGCAACAACACGACGGTGCGCGAGTTCTGCACACTCAACCGCGGTACGCAGATGCGCGGCAAGAGCGTCGTCGGTTCCAACTGCCTCCTGATGGCTTATACCCATGTGGCCCATGACTGCATCGTCGGAGACAACGTCATCTTGGCCAATGCCGTGCAGCTTGCGGGACATGTTACGGTCGAAGACTGGGCGATCATCGGCGGGCTCACCGGCGTGCATCAATTCTGCCGCATCGGCCGACACGTCATGGTCGGCGGCCATTTCCGCGTCACCAAAGACGTTCCGCCGTATATCCTCGCTTCAGAAGAACCGTTGCGGTTCGTCGGGCTGAATTCGGTCGGATTGCGGCGGCGCGGTTTCCCTGAAGAGACCATGCGCGCTCTCAAACATGCTTATCGGCTGATCTATCGATCCAACCTCAATGTCAGCCAGGCAGTGGCCCGCATTCGGGAAGAGGTCGAGCTCATTCCCGAAGTTCTTCACATTTTAGAGTTCATTGAAAAGGCAGAACGGGGAATCATCTGA
- the rseP gene encoding RIP metalloprotease RseP, protein MSDFLHTLYVYGLPFAFIIGLLVLVHEFGHFLLAKLVGIRVERFSIGFPPRLFGKKIGDTDYCISAVPLGGYVKMSGMIDESLDTGSLKGEPYEFMSKPVWARFLVIAAGPIFNILLAFFLYTMIIGTTGIEVPAEPLYPIVGNVSPNSPADSIGLKPGDRILSIDGRPVEKWEDLTAIIHKAPNRTLDIEWERDGKPFFAHVTPKYDPTLDVGLIGIMPQTVRKPLGPFESVRMGALMTVDKTTMILKSFAALFTGKVKAKEALGGPLRIAELSGQVAKRGFIDLLAFAAILSINLALLNLLPVPALDGGHLLLLTVEAFIRRPISNKIKIAVQQIGMALLLALMIFVLFNDFLNLTR, encoded by the coding sequence ATGAGCGATTTTTTGCATACTTTATACGTCTATGGTCTGCCGTTTGCGTTTATCATCGGTCTGCTGGTTTTGGTGCACGAATTCGGCCATTTTCTGCTGGCCAAATTGGTCGGTATCCGTGTAGAACGATTTTCGATCGGCTTTCCTCCCCGCCTTTTCGGCAAAAAGATCGGTGATACAGACTATTGCATTTCGGCCGTTCCTCTCGGCGGCTATGTCAAGATGTCGGGCATGATCGACGAGAGTCTCGATACGGGTTCCCTGAAAGGCGAACCCTACGAGTTCATGTCCAAGCCGGTTTGGGCGCGGTTCCTGGTGATCGCGGCCGGCCCGATTTTCAACATTCTTTTGGCTTTTTTCCTCTATACGATGATTATCGGCACCACCGGTATAGAAGTACCCGCAGAGCCGCTCTATCCCATTGTCGGCAACGTCAGTCCGAACAGTCCGGCTGATTCGATCGGACTCAAGCCCGGCGACCGCATCCTCAGCATCGACGGCAGGCCGGTGGAAAAGTGGGAAGATCTGACGGCAATCATTCACAAGGCGCCGAATCGGACTCTGGACATCGAATGGGAGCGGGACGGCAAGCCGTTTTTCGCCCATGTGACGCCGAAATACGACCCGACGCTGGACGTCGGCTTGATCGGCATTATGCCGCAAACGGTGCGCAAACCTCTGGGCCCGTTCGAATCCGTCCGCATGGGTGCGCTGATGACTGTGGACAAAACGACCATGATTCTCAAGTCCTTTGCGGCGCTCTTTACCGGCAAGGTCAAAGCCAAAGAAGCGTTGGGCGGGCCATTGCGCATTGCCGAGCTGTCCGGACAAGTAGCCAAACGCGGTTTTATCGATCTTTTGGCCTTTGCGGCAATCCTGAGCATCAACCTGGCTCTGCTGAACCTTTTGCCGGTTCCGGCTTTGGACGGCGGCCATCTGCTGCTGTTGACTGTTGAGGCGTTCATTCGTCGACCGATTTCCAACAAAATAAAAATCGCCGTACAGCAGATCGGCATGGCATTGTTGCTGGCCTTGATGATCTTTGTCCTCTTTAATGATTTCCTGAATTTGACCCGCTGA
- a CDS encoding 2-phosphosulfolactate phosphatase, translating into MPLRTIDFIETADDIRPERVQGKVAAAADVLRATSTIVTALQNGCREVIPALTVEDALAIYSSFPSDEVVLGGERGGKRIPGFHLGNSPREYVPEVVFAKRVITTTTNGTRALVNSSAAKEVVVLSFLNLQAVVERLAGAAGDLCLIAAGNDGRASIEDSVCCGETIRRLMLSRPDAFRLTPDAEKAVTISEQWSGSTVQLLENCPHGKFLQKIGFGSDLAFCAQLDQFAVAPLFKAGRVRILL; encoded by the coding sequence ATGCCGCTAAGGACGATCGATTTCATTGAGACAGCGGATGACATCCGGCCCGAACGTGTGCAAGGCAAAGTTGCGGCAGCAGCCGATGTGCTGCGGGCGACTTCGACGATCGTGACGGCGCTGCAGAACGGCTGTCGTGAAGTTATTCCCGCTTTGACCGTTGAGGATGCTTTAGCGATCTATTCAAGCTTTCCATCTGATGAGGTCGTTTTGGGCGGAGAACGAGGCGGCAAAAGAATTCCCGGATTTCATCTCGGCAATTCACCGCGCGAGTATGTACCTGAGGTTGTTTTCGCAAAACGGGTGATCACCACCACGACGAACGGTACGCGGGCACTGGTTAATTCCTCAGCTGCGAAAGAAGTCGTTGTTTTATCTTTTCTAAACCTGCAGGCGGTCGTCGAGCGGCTGGCCGGTGCCGCGGGCGATCTCTGTTTGATCGCTGCGGGCAACGACGGTCGGGCTTCGATCGAAGATTCCGTCTGCTGCGGCGAAACAATCCGCAGGCTGATGCTGTCGAGGCCGGATGCGTTCAGGTTAACTCCGGATGCCGAAAAAGCTGTGACCATTTCCGAGCAGTGGAGCGGATCTACGGTACAATTGCTTGAAAATTGTCCCCATGGGAAATTTCTGCAAAAGATCGGTTTCGGGTCGGATCTTGCCTTCTGTGCCCAACTCGATCAATTTGCGGTTGCACCGCTATTTAAAGCCGGCAGGGTGCGAATTCTTTTATAG
- a CDS encoding lipoate--protein ligase family protein: MSGSADELWRFIHYGALPGAYNMALDMAMTLAASRGETLPTLRIYGWKVPTISLGYHQSEQDLDLDRCREDGVDVVYRPTGGRAVLHQNEITYAVVLPPSSRYFSDHILTIYELISRCLVRGLRCLGAPVDFERKKRTPQFNGPDPAALCYASSAQYEIVIGNRKLVGSAQRRISNGVLQHGSILIGEEHLNITRYVAVRDDSQRLRLRSFMERRTVVLNQVLPHGVDKRQAALCIRDAFADELGIRFLDGEPTPNEHEEAMRLLERFSIVSSSL, translated from the coding sequence GTGAGCGGCTCAGCCGACGAACTGTGGCGGTTTATCCATTACGGAGCGTTGCCAGGGGCGTACAATATGGCCCTCGATATGGCGATGACGTTGGCCGCCTCACGCGGCGAGACACTGCCGACTCTACGTATATACGGCTGGAAAGTGCCGACGATTTCTCTGGGATATCATCAGTCCGAGCAGGATCTCGACCTTGACCGGTGTCGAGAGGACGGTGTCGACGTCGTCTATCGGCCTACCGGCGGAAGGGCGGTTTTGCACCAAAACGAGATTACCTATGCGGTCGTTCTGCCGCCGAGCAGTCGATATTTTTCCGACCACATTTTGACGATCTATGAGTTGATCAGCCGCTGTCTGGTGCGCGGCCTGCGCTGCCTTGGCGCACCGGTCGATTTCGAACGCAAAAAAAGAACGCCTCAATTCAATGGTCCGGACCCGGCCGCGCTTTGCTATGCCTCCTCGGCGCAATATGAGATCGTCATCGGCAATAGAAAATTAGTCGGCAGCGCACAGAGACGTATCAGCAACGGCGTGCTGCAGCACGGCTCCATCCTAATCGGCGAGGAACATTTGAACATTACCCGCTATGTCGCCGTGCGCGACGATTCACAACGGCTACGGCTGAGATCCTTCATGGAACGGCGCACCGTGGTGCTAAATCAGGTTTTGCCGCACGGCGTTGACAAAAGACAAGCCGCTCTTTGCATTCGAGATGCCTTTGCCGATGAGCTGGGCATTCGTTTTTTGGATGGAGAACCTACTCCGAACGAACACGAGGAAGCCATGCGCCTTCTCGAACGGTTTTCGATCGTGAGCAGTTCGTTATGA
- the gcvT gene encoding glycine cleavage system aminomethyltransferase GcvT gives MEIKKTALFDVHVALNAKMVEFAGFYMPIQYAGILQEHRRVRTTVGLFDVSHMGEFFVSGPNALAFLQRLTINDVAKLAVDQVQYSAMCYEDGGIVDDLLVYRFADHYMMVVNAANIEKDWEWAQRHLMDGVKLENRSDELSLLALQGPCAEAVLQPLTDLPLSEIKYYWMKSGQVAGFPVVVSRTGYTGEPGFELCFDRSYSVQIWQALMESGRKYEIEPIGLGARDTLRLEMKYCLYGNDIDATTNPLEAGLGWITKLDKGDFIGREALLRVREQGLKRKLIGFEVEGRAVPRHGYALYQGDRLLGHVTSGGFSPMLEKGIGMGYVAIDAAAEGTPLEVDVRGRRVPGMVVKTPFYRPKG, from the coding sequence ATGGAAATTAAAAAGACGGCTCTGTTCGATGTCCATGTCGCATTGAATGCCAAGATGGTGGAATTTGCAGGCTTTTACATGCCCATTCAGTATGCGGGGATTCTGCAGGAGCATCGCCGCGTACGCACGACGGTCGGCCTTTTCGACGTGTCGCACATGGGTGAGTTTTTTGTCAGCGGTCCGAATGCACTTGCTTTTCTGCAGCGCCTGACCATCAACGATGTCGCCAAGCTCGCGGTGGATCAGGTGCAGTACAGCGCCATGTGTTACGAAGACGGCGGTATTGTCGACGACTTGTTGGTCTATCGTTTTGCAGATCATTACATGATGGTCGTCAATGCGGCAAATATCGAAAAGGATTGGGAGTGGGCGCAGCGGCACCTAATGGACGGCGTAAAGTTGGAGAACCGCAGCGACGAGTTGAGCCTACTTGCTCTTCAAGGCCCCTGTGCGGAGGCCGTTCTTCAACCGCTGACCGATTTGCCGCTTTCGGAAATCAAGTATTATTGGATGAAAAGCGGGCAAGTAGCCGGTTTCCCCGTCGTCGTTTCCCGCACCGGCTATACGGGAGAACCCGGCTTTGAGTTGTGTTTCGACCGCAGCTATTCCGTGCAGATTTGGCAGGCGCTGATGGAATCCGGCCGAAAATACGAGATCGAACCCATCGGCTTGGGCGCGCGGGATACTCTGCGCTTGGAAATGAAATATTGTCTATACGGCAACGACATCGACGCCACGACCAATCCGTTGGAAGCGGGACTGGGTTGGATCACCAAGCTGGACAAAGGCGATTTTATCGGTCGCGAGGCGCTCCTGCGTGTGCGCGAACAGGGTCTTAAGCGCAAGCTGATCGGCTTTGAAGTTGAAGGCCGCGCCGTACCGCGGCACGGTTATGCGCTCTATCAAGGCGACCGTCTTCTTGGTCATGTAACCAGCGGCGGCTTTTCTCCCATGCTCGAAAAGGGCATCGGCATGGGGTACGTCGCGATCGATGCAGCAGCCGAAGGTACGCCGCTCGAGGTTGATGTGCGCGGCAGGCGCGTACCGGGAATGGTGGTCAAAACGCCCTTTTATCGCCCCAAAGGGTGA
- the dxr gene encoding 1-deoxy-D-xylulose-5-phosphate reductoisomerase: MSKRIILLGSTGSIGRNTLQCIEANPDLLSLTALSTHSQIDVLLEQCRRFRPRAAAISGAEPSSDVIEELLRLNVELFAGEKALVRLIERIDAELVVNAVVGAAGFLPTLAAVEKGCDVALANKESLVIGGEHVMRRAAEKNVRILPVDSEHSAVFQCLMGEDVSTVEEILLTGSGGPFRLLPKEKFSSVTVEEALKHPNWSMGAKITIDSATMMNKGLEVIEACRLFGLTPDRVRVVVHPQSIVHSMVAFRDGSVKAQLGKPDMRVPIQLALTWPERRPSEFPRMDFSIAFSLDFEPPDLEKFRCLALAYQALESGGTSTAVLNAANEIAVQRFLRREIRFDQIEAIIEQTLSAHQIVRQPSIEELLAADEWARNIAGKIDFD; encoded by the coding sequence ATGAGCAAGCGAATCATCCTGTTGGGATCGACCGGCTCGATTGGCCGTAACACGCTGCAGTGCATCGAAGCCAATCCGGATTTGCTTTCTTTGACCGCCCTTTCGACGCACTCTCAGATCGATGTTCTGCTGGAGCAATGTCGCCGGTTTAGGCCCCGCGCTGCAGCGATCAGCGGAGCGGAGCCGTCGTCCGATGTCATCGAAGAGCTGCTAAGGCTCAATGTTGAGCTTTTTGCCGGTGAAAAGGCGCTTGTTCGGCTGATCGAAAGAATCGATGCGGAGCTGGTGGTCAATGCCGTCGTTGGGGCGGCCGGCTTTTTGCCGACTCTGGCCGCCGTGGAAAAAGGCTGCGATGTGGCGCTGGCCAATAAAGAAAGCCTGGTGATCGGCGGCGAACACGTGATGAGGCGGGCTGCTGAAAAAAACGTGCGTATTTTGCCCGTCGACAGCGAGCATAGCGCTGTGTTTCAATGTCTGATGGGCGAAGATGTTTCGACGGTCGAGGAAATCCTGCTCACCGGTTCGGGCGGTCCGTTTCGGCTGTTGCCTAAGGAAAAGTTTTCCTCGGTCACCGTCGAGGAGGCGCTCAAGCATCCGAACTGGTCGATGGGCGCCAAGATTACCATCGACTCGGCAACCATGATGAATAAGGGTTTGGAGGTGATCGAAGCTTGCCGCTTGTTCGGCCTGACGCCGGACCGCGTGCGCGTTGTTGTTCACCCCCAGTCGATCGTCCATTCGATGGTGGCTTTTCGCGACGGTTCCGTTAAAGCGCAGCTGGGCAAGCCGGACATGCGTGTGCCGATACAACTGGCCTTAACCTGGCCGGAGCGTCGGCCGTCCGAATTCCCGCGCATGGATTTTTCCATCGCTTTTTCGCTCGACTTTGAGCCGCCGGATTTGGAAAAGTTTCGCTGCCTGGCGCTGGCGTACCAAGCACTGGAAAGCGGCGGGACATCGACGGCGGTTCTCAATGCCGCCAATGAAATCGCGGTGCAAAGGTTTCTACGCCGTGAGATCCGCTTTGACCAAATCGAGGCGATCATCGAACAGACTCTTTCGGCGCATCAAATTGTCCGACAGCCGAGCATCGAGGAATTGCTTGCCGCGGACGAATGGGCAAGAAATATTGCCGGAAAAATCGATTTTGATTAA